CTGACCCTATCTAATCGCGTACAGCACGCCGTTCTTGGTAGTCACGAACATTGTGCTCCCGGCAATGACGGGCGTCGATACGATCTCATCCTCGGCGTCAACGGTGAACCGCCAGCGTTCCTCTCCGGTGAGCGTGTCAAGTCCATATAAGACTCCACCTTTATCGCCCACGTAGACTGTGTCGCCTCCTACCGATGGGCTGCCGTTAACCCCGTTGTCCAGCTTCAACCTCCACGCAAGGGTACCCTGCGGTCGGTCGAAGGCAAACAGATCGCCCGTATCTGATACCGAGAAGAGGTGGTCGTTGCCCTGCACCGGACCGGACTGGAATCTCTGGCGGGGGGCGCGGAAATTCCACACGTACCCCTTCGGCGGTGGAAGCGTTTCTACGAACTGCCATACGTAAAACTGCGTGCGTGCGAACCTCGCCAGCTTTTCGAACGGCAGTTGTTGCTTTCTCCAGTCGATGCCGACGATGGCCCCTCGGGTGTCAACCGCGTAAAGCAGATCACCGTCGAGCGTGGGTGGAGCGATCGACTCTCCAGCGATGTTGAAGTCGAGCCGGATTCTGCCGGTTAGAGCGTCGAGGATCTGAACGGCACGGCCCTGCGATACGATACCGATGACCTCGTCCGAGACCGCCGGGCTGGAATTGAGCCTGCCCGCAGCCCTGAAGCTCCAGAACTCCTCGCCCGTCTGCGCATCAAGCGCGTACAGCCTCTCGTCGCTCGAACCAATGTAGACGATGCCGTTTCTCACAGTCGGAGAAGCCACGATGTAGCCTCTCGTCAGGTGCTCCCACACCAGCTCTCCATTGGCAGTCGATAGCGCGATGACTCGGTTGTCCCTCAGCCCCACGTACAGCAGGCCACCGGCCACGGCTGGAGACGAGGCGACGGGACCGCCCACATCGGTCTCCCAGACCACTTCGCCTGACTCGGCATTCAGGGCCACGACCCGCTTGTCTCCGGTACTCGCGTAGACTGTCCCGTCGACAACTGCTGGGGACGACTCGAATGGCGCGTCGGTCTCCAACTGCCAGATGATCCGCCCCTCTGGTGCGCCGTCCGGCCACGAGTTCAGGCCCGAGTGGGACGGGTCTCGCCCGATCATCGGCCAGTCGGCCTCACTCATCGGCGCAGAGGTGACGTCAGAGCTCGGGTTAGGTGGGTTGCGACTCGGGCCGAGGCTCCAGAACACCCAGATCCCGATGGCCAGCGCGATCGCGGCAACCATCCCCCAGCGGATTGCTCGTCTGAGCAGCAGCCTTAACCTCCGCTGGCTGGCGCGCCTTTCTGCCTCCTCTGAGCTCACATGCTCGGCGCGAGTGAGCCCCACCCGGCAGTGGAAGCAGTAAGAGGAGTCGAGTTCATTCGATTGCCCACAGGCAGGGCAGATGGCAACGGTTCTCATAACACACGATGATACAAGAACACACCGCCCCGATGCACTGAGGGGTGAACAGCCGCCTCTGAATTGACCCCTGTTTGGTACGTACATATCATCCGCGGTGAACGAGGACACGGGACTGGGATGAAGGTGTGTCTAAGATATTGAACAGAATGACCTGCGAGGCCGCTCGCCACCTGCACCTCGTTGCGTTTGCGCCGGTGCTGGCGCTTGCGGCCTATGTGCGGCTGTACGACCTCGGGCACGGGCATCCTGGACTTGCGATATACACGTCCATCTCGTCGCACGCGTACAAGTCGTTTCACAACTGGTTCTACCCCAACATGTTTGCCGACGGCTCGATACTCGCCGACAAGCCTCCGCTGTTCTTCTGGTACCAGGGACTGTTCATCGCGCTGCTTGGACCTTCGAACGTCTCGTTCAGGCTGCCTGTGGCGATCGCCGGAATCTGCTCCGTCGTGCTGCTGTACGTGATAGTCAGGCGTTGCAGCGGCACGCTCCCGGCACTGATCGCGGCTGCCGCGCTTGCCATCATGCCTATCGACGTCAACTACTCGCGGGGTACGTTCATCGAGCCCGTCGTCACCGTGACGATGCTGTTCGCGGCGTACTTCGTCGTCCGGGCGGTGCAGGAGAAGCGCGAGGGATTCTACTACGTCGGCGGATTCATCCTGGGACTGGCGTTCATGGTCAAGCTGTGGCAGGGACTGCTGCCCGCCCCCGCGTTCGCGCTGCTTGCGCTGGCGTACAGGTGGCAGCCGTGGCCGGACTTCGTGAAGATCGGGCTGAAGTGCACGGCGGTCTTCCTTGTGGCCGCCTTCTGGTGGCCGCTGATAGTCTGGCTGACCCCCGGAGCGTACGACTCCGTGATGCACGCCGACAACGTGTGGCACATGATCTTCGGCTGGAACCTCTTCGAACGGTACGGCGAGCTCGAGTACGGCGCGCGTCACCGCCGCGATATGCTGTGGTTCATCACCGGCCCGATGAGCGTGTACTTCGGGACTTCACTCTTCCCCGCGACGCTGCTGGGAGCATTCGCTGTTATTGGCGGAGTGTGGCACCGCGCCTGGGAAGCCGGAACGAGGGTGTGGAATTCGCTATCGGACCAACTGCTCCCTCTCCCTGAGAGCCTGCCCCGTACTCGATACGGGGGAGAGGGTTGGGGTGAGGGGGAAACCTCTACCCGAAAATTCTCTGTGCTGGCCGAACGTCTGCGCTTGCTCGTCGGACCTGTGTGGACTCGAAAGCTGTCGCGACCCGTTCCGCCCGATGCGCTGCCCGGTCTGGGACTCGGCGTCCTGTGGCTGGTCTGGCTGGGCATTGGCGTGATCGGATTTGGCGGCGCGTCGATCAGGTTGGCCACATACTGGACAGCCACGACGCCCGCCATCGCTGCACTCGCCGGCATTGGTATTGCCTCCATTCCATCCCTGGTGCGAAGAGGCAGCGTCGCAGCATGGCTGGTCTTCCTTGGAGCGCTTGCGGGCGTTTTCTACTGTACGAATGTCTTTGGACTCTTCCGGGAGGTCGCCCCCTACTTCAGGGCTGCTTCGAATATCTCGCTGCTGTTTGCGGGGATGATCGCTGTTGCGGCTGTCTTCGTGTACTTCGGGTGGCGGCCATTCAGGTTCGACGTGTCCGCCGCGATGCTGCTGACCGTCTGCGTCGGGGCAATCACACTGACGGCCACGGTGACCTATCACAATCTCACCAACCCGCGCGACGACACGCTTGGCAGGATCGGCTTCGACCAGATCGACATTCCCGGAATCATAGGCCCGGAGCCGACGCTCGATGAGGAACGCAAGCAGAGACAGGGCGCGCTGATTACCGCGATAGTCAGGACTGAGTTCGACCAGGTCGAGGCCGCCCTGGAGTACGTCCGGGAGCGTCGAGGCGAGGCGCGATACCTGCTCGCGAGCGACACCTACAACACCGGCGCAATGGTCGCGCTGATTACTGGGGAACCCGTGCTGCCGCTCTACTCCGAGTACAAGTTGGAGGCGCTGATAGAGGACGCCGAGTTCAAGCGCCTTCTCGAAGAGGGCCACATACCTTTCATCCTGACGACGAGGCACATGCTCTACATGGACTTCGATCTCTATACGCGGATGAGAACGTCATCGCTCGAAGTCACGACGAGATCCGGCCTTCCAGGAGGCGGCGAACTCGAGCTTCTCCGGGTAACAGAATGGTAGGAATTCCTGGATGCAGTGCGATTCCTGAATCATTCACATATTGACCGGGTGTGCATTTGTGTGTTATTTATTCCCAACGTTCATCGTGTGAGCCAATGAGTAGCATCGGGCTCCTGAATACTTTGGGGGGATACTATATGAAGAGTGTCAGACTTCTAGGAATTGTCTGCGCGCTGTCGTTACTGACAGTCCTGGCTATGGCATGTGCTGCAGACGAGCCGAGCGCTCCGTCGGCACCACAGGCGCCTGCTGCCGCAGCTCCCGCTGCGCCGGCCCAGGCTGTTCAGCAAGCCGCACCGTCGGCTCCGCAGCAGCCCGCAGCTCCACAGCAAGCCGCACAGTCGGCTCCGGCGATCACGGCGGTCCCGGTAGCTCCGCAGGTGCAGAAGTTAGCGCCGCCAACTCCGGTGCCCACACCGGTCATGATGCAGACCAGCGACTGGGTTGCAGAATACGTTTCCAGCGCGGGCTACAAGCCTGAGTGGGGTGAGCCGGTCTATGGCGGCATCCTGCGATACGGCGCGAACCTGAAGCTGAACGGGCACGACCCGAACTACGGCCACACCTATGAGGGCCCGCAGTTCCTGCCCACGTACAACTCGCTGATCAAGTTCGACCCGTGGCAGGGCCTCACTGGACCCATCCTGCCTGATCTTGCCACGACGTGGGACATGTCCGGCGACGGCACGGTCATCACGTTCCAGCTGCGCGAGGGCGTCAGGTTCCAGGACAACCCGAACAGCACGCTTCCAGAGAGCGTACTGGCAAATGTTGCTGGCGACGACTTCACATGCGAAGACGCGGCCGCCAGCCTGCAGTTTGCCATCTACCCGCCGCAGTCCCTCAAGGACGTTGGCGTGACCCACGCAGGACCTCGCCTGGGCCTGTCACACCTCAAGGACGGCGGAGCGACCTGCCCTGACGGCCCAATGGGCTACACGCTCAGAGCCGAGTTCCAGGAAGCCCGCGCGGGCACGATCGGCAAGTTCGCCGGCGTGACCGGAATGCCCAACAACATGGACAAGGACCTCATCGAGTGGTGGACTGCCGAGTGCCCGGACTGCTGGGACCAGACCACTGACGTGACCTACCTGTACGGCACCGGCACCGGCGCGTTCATACCCGTCGACCGTGTGCAGGACGTAGGTACCAAGATCCGCGCCAACCCTGACTACTGGCGCGAGGGTCTGCCGTTCCTCGAAGGCGTGGACCACCTCGAGATCGAGGACGCCACCACGCGCTTCACCGCTCTCATCACCGGCCAGACTGACTACTACGGCGAGGGAAGCGCTTCGCTGCTCCCCGGCCAGGTCAGCCAGGTGCTCGAGCGGTACTCCGATGACATTCACCTGGAGCCTGTGCTTCACCTGTGGGGCAAGGGCCTCCAGTTCAACCTTCACCGCGAGCCGTTTAACGACGTTCGCGTGAGGACTGCTATCCACCTCGGCATCGACCGTGAGGACTGGGTGGAGATCAACAGGATCGAGGGCGGTGGCCAGAACGTCGTAGGCGTAATCAGGCCTACCAACTGGATGCCTCCCGGAACCGTCTGGGCTCTGCCCGACGACGAGCTCTGGGTAATGCCCGGCTTCCGCAATGGTCCTGGTGAGAAGCAGGTTGACATCGACGAAGCCAACCGGCTCCTTGACGAAGCCGGCCTGACTGGCAGCCCACGCTTCACAGCGGGCTGCATGACCACACCGGCTCAGATATTCATCGACGGCTGCCTGTACTTCAAGGACCAGCTTAAGAAGAACCTCGACATCGAGCTGAACGTCGACGTGGTCGAAGAAGCGGTACAGCGACAGCGTGGCCAGACCGGTCACGGCGAGCCGCCGGACTACGACGTACACTACGGCTCCAAGGCCAGGACCGACGTAGCGGACCCGTCCGACTTCTACAACATCTTCCTGGTTCCTGAGACCGAGAGCTGGTACCACCGTGGTACCGGACGCTTCCAGGCTGACCCTGAGAACGCCCAGAAGCTGCTCGACCTCTCCATAGCACAGGCTGTGGAACTGGACCCGGCGAAGCGACGCGAGATCGTCCATGAGATTGAAAGACTGTCAATCGAGACCATGTACATGGTCCCGATGCCCTGGTCGATCATCTGGCCCGCGTGGCACACGGACGTTCGCGGCTGGCGCATGTTTAACCACCCGTCCCAGATCAAGTGGGCTGGATGGGAGCGCGCCTGGCTCGCACGGTAGCGTGGACAGGTCTGAGGACCTGAACATCTGAAAAGGGCGCGCCCGAGTATCGCCTTGGCGATCCTCTTGGGCGCGCTCTTCGACTCTACCTACTGGATTTATCTCAACAGATCACCACTAGCCCCTCTCCCTTGATAGGAGAGGACCGAGGTTGGGGTGGCGGGTTTGCAAACCCCACTCATCCTGGCCTTCTCCCATAAGAGGAGAAGGAACGACTGGGAGAGATTCCTAGAGCTTACTGAATAGAGGGTGAACCAAAATGCAGCAATATCTCGCTCGAAGGCTCCTCTTCGGTGTGCTGACGGCGGCTCTAGTCTCCGTCTTGGTCTTTGCGCTAATGAGGATTGCCCCAGGCGATGTGGCGCAATCCATCGCTGCGCAGCAGGCTGGTGGCGAAGAAGGCACCGTCAGCGAAGAGCAACTGGAGCAGATACGAGAGGCGCTCGGACTGAACCGTCCCCTGCACATACAGTACTTTGACTGGATAGGCGGATTCGTCATAGGCGACTGGGGCGACTCTCTGTTCACCAAGCGCCCAGTGTTTACCGAGTTCAAGAAGAAGGTGGTCGTAACCGTCGAGCTGGTGATCATCTCGCAGATCATTGCAATCGCCCTGGGCCTTCCTGCGGGAGTGCTCATGGCGCTGAAGCAGGATACGAAAGTCGACTATACCGTCAGGATCGTATCGCTCGCTGGACTGTCCATACCATCGTTCTGGACCGCGATCCTGTTCCTGGTGGCCGGAGCCTACTTCTTCCGCTGGAATCCGCCGCTGGGCTACATGGAATTTGTCGACGACCCCATAGGTAATCTGAGCCAGTTCATCTGGCCGGCCTTGATGATCGGCTACATCAGCGCAGCGACAAAGGCACGCATGATGCGCTCGACCATGCTGGAAGTGCTGCGGCAGGACTACATTCGTACTGCACATGCCAAGGGGCTGAAGCAGGCTGTGGTTACCGCCCGCCACGCGCTCAAGAACGCCATGATACCGGTGGTCACCGTAATTGGGATCACCACCGCGCTTTCGCTTGGTGGATCGGTGGTTATGGAGCGTGTGTTCGTACTCCCCGGAATTGGTAGCTATATCGTTGACGGAATGCTGCAGCGGGACTACCCCGTGGTGCAGTCGATGGTGCTGTTCTTCGCGGCAGCGGTCATAGTGGTCAACCTTCTCGTGGACCTGTCCTACGGTTGGCTCGACCCCCGCGTACGGTACCAGTAGAGACTCGGCCCCGGAGTATCCACGCAATCACGAACCTTTAAGAGGAATCGAATGGCTATCCAACAGAGCGACATAGCAACGCTGGGACGGCCTCGTAAGAGGAATCCCGTGAAGCCCGTTGTGGACTTCATCTCGCGCAAGCCGCTTGGCGCGGCCGGCGCGTTGATAATCGTCATCATGGTGCTTATGGCGGTCGTGGGGCCGTGGATGACCCAATGGGATCCGCTTACCCACAACCTCCCGGATAAGCTCCAGACCCCTAATTGGAACCACTGGCTTGGTACCGACGAACTGGGCCGCGACCTGTGGGCGCGCATGATGACCGGCGCGCGTGTGTCTCTGCTTGTCGGCTTTGCCTCTGTAGCTTTCGGCTCTGGCCTAGGCGGCGTCATCGGCGTCATAAGTGGCTGGTATGGCGGCAAGGTGGACAACTCGATTCAGCGCATCATGGACGCGCTCATGTCGATCCCCACGCTGATACTCGCGCTCGCCGTCACGGCCGCTCTCGGCACCAGCCTGTGGAACATCATCCTGGCGATAGGAATCGTCCAGATACCGCGTGCCAACCGCGTGGTCAGATCGCAGGTGCTCGCGGTCAAGGAATCACAGTACGTGGACGCCGCGCGAGCAATCGGTGCGGTCAACGTGCGCATCATGGCCCA
This genomic interval from Dehalococcoidia bacterium contains the following:
- a CDS encoding ABC transporter permease codes for the protein MQQYLARRLLFGVLTAALVSVLVFALMRIAPGDVAQSIAAQQAGGEEGTVSEEQLEQIREALGLNRPLHIQYFDWIGGFVIGDWGDSLFTKRPVFTEFKKKVVVTVELVIISQIIAIALGLPAGVLMALKQDTKVDYTVRIVSLAGLSIPSFWTAILFLVAGAYFFRWNPPLGYMEFVDDPIGNLSQFIWPALMIGYISAATKARMMRSTMLEVLRQDYIRTAHAKGLKQAVVTARHALKNAMIPVVTVIGITTALSLGGSVVMERVFVLPGIGSYIVDGMLQRDYPVVQSMVLFFAAAVIVVNLLVDLSYGWLDPRVRYQ
- a CDS encoding ABC transporter substrate-binding protein — translated: MKSVRLLGIVCALSLLTVLAMACAADEPSAPSAPQAPAAAAPAAPAQAVQQAAPSAPQQPAAPQQAAQSAPAITAVPVAPQVQKLAPPTPVPTPVMMQTSDWVAEYVSSAGYKPEWGEPVYGGILRYGANLKLNGHDPNYGHTYEGPQFLPTYNSLIKFDPWQGLTGPILPDLATTWDMSGDGTVITFQLREGVRFQDNPNSTLPESVLANVAGDDFTCEDAAASLQFAIYPPQSLKDVGVTHAGPRLGLSHLKDGGATCPDGPMGYTLRAEFQEARAGTIGKFAGVTGMPNNMDKDLIEWWTAECPDCWDQTTDVTYLYGTGTGAFIPVDRVQDVGTKIRANPDYWREGLPFLEGVDHLEIEDATTRFTALITGQTDYYGEGSASLLPGQVSQVLERYSDDIHLEPVLHLWGKGLQFNLHREPFNDVRVRTAIHLGIDREDWVEINRIEGGGQNVVGVIRPTNWMPPGTVWALPDDELWVMPGFRNGPGEKQVDIDEANRLLDEAGLTGSPRFTAGCMTTPAQIFIDGCLYFKDQLKKNLDIELNVDVVEEAVQRQRGQTGHGEPPDYDVHYGSKARTDVADPSDFYNIFLVPETESWYHRGTGRFQADPENAQKLLDLSIAQAVELDPAKRREIVHEIERLSIETMYMVPMPWSIIWPAWHTDVRGWRMFNHPSQIKWAGWERAWLAR
- a CDS encoding ABC transporter permease; its protein translation is MAIQQSDIATLGRPRKRNPVKPVVDFISRKPLGAAGALIIVIMVLMAVVGPWMTQWDPLTHNLPDKLQTPNWNHWLGTDELGRDLWARMMTGARVSLLVGFASVAFGSGLGGVIGVISGWYGGKVDNSIQRIMDALMSIPTLILALAVTAALGTSLWNIILAIGIVQIPRANRVVRSQVLAVKESQYVDAARAIGAVNVRIMAQHITPQCVAPWLIIATGALGIAILTEASLSFLGLGVPQPEPSWGGMLTGPVRDWFPIYPYLAIWPGLALSLAVYGFNLFGDAIRDVLDPRLRGT
- a CDS encoding PQQ-binding-like beta-propeller repeat protein — its product is MVAAIALAIGIWVFWSLGPSRNPPNPSSDVTSAPMSEADWPMIGRDPSHSGLNSWPDGAPEGRIIWQLETDAPFESSPAVVDGTVYASTGDKRVVALNAESGEVVWETDVGGPVASSPAVAGGLLYVGLRDNRVIALSTANGELVWEHLTRGYIVASPTVRNGIVYIGSSDERLYALDAQTGEEFWSFRAAGRLNSSPAVSDEVIGIVSQGRAVQILDALTGRIRLDFNIAGESIAPPTLDGDLLYAVDTRGAIVGIDWRKQQLPFEKLARFARTQFYVWQFVETLPPPKGYVWNFRAPRQRFQSGPVQGNDHLFSVSDTGDLFAFDRPQGTLAWRLKLDNGVNGSPSVGGDTVYVGDKGGVLYGLDTLTGEERWRFTVDAEDEIVSTPVIAGSTMFVTTKNGVLYAIR
- a CDS encoding glycosyltransferase family 39 protein → MNRMTCEAARHLHLVAFAPVLALAAYVRLYDLGHGHPGLAIYTSISSHAYKSFHNWFYPNMFADGSILADKPPLFFWYQGLFIALLGPSNVSFRLPVAIAGICSVVLLYVIVRRCSGTLPALIAAAALAIMPIDVNYSRGTFIEPVVTVTMLFAAYFVVRAVQEKREGFYYVGGFILGLAFMVKLWQGLLPAPAFALLALAYRWQPWPDFVKIGLKCTAVFLVAAFWWPLIVWLTPGAYDSVMHADNVWHMIFGWNLFERYGELEYGARHRRDMLWFITGPMSVYFGTSLFPATLLGAFAVIGGVWHRAWEAGTRVWNSLSDQLLPLPESLPRTRYGGEGWGEGETSTRKFSVLAERLRLLVGPVWTRKLSRPVPPDALPGLGLGVLWLVWLGIGVIGFGGASIRLATYWTATTPAIAALAGIGIASIPSLVRRGSVAAWLVFLGALAGVFYCTNVFGLFREVAPYFRAASNISLLFAGMIAVAAVFVYFGWRPFRFDVSAAMLLTVCVGAITLTATVTYHNLTNPRDDTLGRIGFDQIDIPGIIGPEPTLDEERKQRQGALITAIVRTEFDQVEAALEYVRERRGEARYLLASDTYNTGAMVALITGEPVLPLYSEYKLEALIEDAEFKRLLEEGHIPFILTTRHMLYMDFDLYTRMRTSSLEVTTRSGLPGGGELELLRVTEW